A region of Litorilinea aerophila DNA encodes the following proteins:
- a CDS encoding substrate-binding domain-containing protein has product MASSQLSRRDFLRLGASVTAGALITGCASVAPQPAGSAGRAPSAEMVELSFDMYNFDPWLRALNDMFADYMETHPGVTVKVESAPWEEFWPRQEARLAAGTPPDLSIGDPGYFGRYAHKGYYLAMEPCIEGKGVDLGQWFESTINDARYDSATGIVGQGTLYGMPATFVGTVLYYNENLFDAAGLAYPDDTWDRDDLLQAALALTLDASGNRAGDPGFDPEDIAQWGISMIGSYPIAVTVWNNGGELISADQTECRLTEPQTVEMFEWLAALLHKHHVNPTPAQLEGLPNPFQVGKVAMTMDGTWNLDYFANNTEFNWDIAPVPLGTAGLDRVTYGGTNTLHIFKATAHPEAACDLILWMAGPGGMAHFMKTGTPALIEAARSDAYLSGPPEHREVAVELGNYSRTYYPGLKSDRWKEIYNAELEALWLNKAPAAAVLQTICDKITPILQTPIDEL; this is encoded by the coding sequence CTGGCTCCGCTGGCAGGGCTCCCAGTGCCGAAATGGTGGAGCTGAGTTTCGATATGTACAACTTCGATCCGTGGCTGCGTGCCCTGAACGACATGTTTGCTGACTACATGGAGACGCATCCAGGGGTAACCGTCAAGGTCGAGAGCGCGCCCTGGGAGGAGTTCTGGCCGCGGCAGGAAGCCCGGCTGGCTGCCGGCACACCGCCCGATCTCAGCATCGGCGATCCGGGTTATTTTGGACGCTATGCCCACAAAGGCTACTACCTGGCCATGGAGCCTTGCATCGAGGGCAAAGGCGTGGATCTGGGCCAGTGGTTTGAATCGACCATCAACGATGCCCGCTACGATTCAGCCACGGGTATTGTCGGGCAGGGCACGCTTTACGGTATGCCCGCCACCTTTGTCGGCACAGTTCTCTACTACAATGAAAACCTCTTCGACGCCGCCGGTCTGGCCTACCCCGACGACACCTGGGATCGGGACGATCTGCTGCAGGCGGCCCTGGCGCTCACCCTGGATGCCAGCGGCAACCGCGCTGGCGATCCCGGTTTTGACCCGGAGGACATTGCCCAGTGGGGCATCAGCATGATCGGCAGCTATCCCATTGCTGTCACCGTCTGGAACAACGGCGGCGAGCTGATCAGCGCGGACCAGACCGAGTGCCGGTTGACAGAGCCGCAAACAGTAGAGATGTTCGAGTGGCTGGCTGCGCTGCTGCACAAACACCATGTGAACCCCACCCCAGCTCAACTGGAAGGTCTACCCAATCCGTTCCAGGTCGGCAAAGTAGCCATGACCATGGATGGCACCTGGAATCTGGACTACTTCGCCAACAACACCGAGTTCAACTGGGATATTGCGCCGGTTCCACTCGGTACTGCCGGTCTCGACCGTGTGACCTACGGCGGCACCAATACGTTGCACATCTTCAAAGCTACGGCTCACCCAGAAGCAGCCTGTGATCTCATTCTCTGGATGGCTGGTCCCGGCGGTATGGCGCACTTTATGAAAACGGGGACGCCCGCCCTGATCGAAGCCGCCCGCTCGGATGCGTACCTGTCCGGACCGCCCGAGCACCGCGAGGTGGCCGTCGAACTGGGCAACTATTCCCGTACCTACTATCCGGGCTTGAAGAGTGACCGCTGGAAAGAAATCTACAATGCCGAACTGGAGGCGCTGTGGCTCAATAAAGCCCCGGCCGCGGCGGTGTTGCAAACCATCTGCGATAAGATCACGCCGATCTTGCAGACCCCCATCGACGAGCTGTAG